One Choloepus didactylus isolate mChoDid1 chromosome 8, mChoDid1.pri, whole genome shotgun sequence DNA window includes the following coding sequences:
- the RHNO1 gene encoding RAD9, HUS1, RAD1-interacting nuclear orphan protein 1, whose protein sequence is MPPRKKRHQRSQKAPLLFQQQPLEGPKHRSGSPQRPITRTRRVPSKPIDHNTITSWVLPQFDVTAESWYPVNQKRHHRDHARPIRKSATAKFPHLTFETPQSSSSVTLGIPLIKECPKQLEKDISVRPLVPMLSPQSSGELSMHTLQSPAYIFIPPDIQTAESSMKEESIHSDQRKNTLPSCSVYTSTPKSAGPGPALVKDTPEEKYGIKVTWRRRKHLFAYLKERGKLNKSQFLVKN, encoded by the exons atgcCGCCCAGAAAAAAACGCCACCAACGATCCCAGAAAGCCCCGCTGCTATTCCAGCAACAACCACTGGAGGGCCCCAAACACCGCTCTGGATCCCCACAGCGCCCCATCACCCGCACTAGACGGGTGCCCAGTAAGCCCATTGACCACAACACCATCACTTCCTGG gTATTGCCTCAGTTTGACGTGACAGCAGAAAGCTGGTACCCAGTCAACCAGAAACGTCATCACCGAGACCATGCAAGACCGATTCGAAAATCTGCCACTGCCAAGTTTCCCCACCTAACCTTTGAGACTCCACAGTCTTCTAGTTCAGTGACACTGGGGATCCCCTTAATCAAGGAATGCCCCAAACAACTGGAAAAGGACATTTCTGTAAGGCCCCTGGTTCCTATGCTCAGTCCCCAAAGCAGTGGGGAACTGTCAATGCATACACTTCAAAGCCCAGCTTATATTTTCATTCCACCTGATATCCAGACCGCAGAGTCATCTATGAAAGAAGAATCCATTCATTCAGATCAGAGGAAAAACACCCTTCCAAGCTGCTCGGTTTACACTAGTACTCCCAAGAGTGCAGGGCCTGGGCCTGCTCTGGTTAAAGACACTCCTGAAGAGAAGTATGGCATAAAGGTCACCTGGAGGAGACGGAAACACCTGTTTGCGTACCTCAAGGAGAGGGGGAAGCTGAACAAAAGCCAGTTCCTTGTGAAGAACTGA